From the genome of Trichosurus vulpecula isolate mTriVul1 chromosome 6, mTriVul1.pri, whole genome shotgun sequence:
gagggtcttagagagttgttgaGAGAACTTCGAAGTTACACGTTTTGCTCACAGTCCCATGGCCAGGATGTGTCAAAACCAGGATttacaaacccaggtcttcatggctttcaggctggcattctctctttctgcctctcagacagaggggggagggagcaaagaaaaaaaaagcaattcctgacctcaagaagcttccacgTGGAACCCAcgctccaccccatccccaagatTTCTGGGTTTACATAAAAGGAGTCCAATCCTGGGGGTTAACACTCTCAACATcgatgttttcattttctttctcttgcttgtTGTTTCTTGTTGAATTTAAGCCAGGAAAGTGTTCCAGATTAAGCTTAGATATGTCTAAGCTATCCTAAATGTGGGTAATGGGGTCTTCATCTCCCACACAAGTACTCCATATCTAATATGGGAACTAGGTATGGGAGGGCCTTTGTTTTCCCATCAGAGAAAATGAGTAAGATTCAAAGGACTCCCAGAAACCCATAAACAGATGCAGAAACATGGGGATGGGGCAGCTTGCAAACAGTCTCTGTTGGAGGCAAGGCCTGACTCTGGCTGTCTGGTGCTTCAGGCTCAGGATTGGAATAAAATGTGATACTTGCAGGCCACCTAATATAACAAAAGATGGGTTTACTTAACCATAGTCATCAAAAGAACACTCAGAAAGGATTCAGGTACAAATGGCCCCACTCAACTCCAAACAGCAGCCAGCTTTATGGTgtgatggatagagcaccaggccttgagtcaggaagatatgagctcaaatccagctttagaaacttactatctgtgtaaccctaggcaagtcacttaaccctgtttgcctcagtttcctcatctgtaaaatgagctagagaaggaaatgacaaactattccagtatctttgccaagaaaaccccaaaaaagggtcacgaagagttggctTTTGATCTTTACTTTTCCCATTCCCAAAGCTCAGGTAGTTTTAGCCACAGATTTAAATGGGGAACTCCTCAGCACTCTCTAATAATGGCTCTTTCCTCCGATGCCTGCCTACAGATAATCTATGTGGCTCGGAACGCCAAGGATGTGGCAGTCTCCTATTACAATTTTGACAGAATGAACAAGTTCCACCCAGAGCCAGGCACATTTGCTGAGTACCTAGAGAAATTCATGTCTGGGAATGGTAAGCAAAGCAATTAAGACAAACTTACTGGGATAAGAGTCACAAAAGATGCTCCTGGTAGAAATACTGTATGGATCAGAAAGTGATCAGTAAATGCAGGGTTTTATCATCGTGATCCCATCTAAGTCTTTGCCCTCTTCAATGTCCATCTTCTTGGTTCCTCTGTTTGATGGGCGTAATGCCAATGTGATGCCCagagcagctgctatgaatacgCATAGGCATTTCCAGGGTTGGTTCCCAAATACAAAAACACTCTCTTcctcaaagacaaaaccaaaatatttatttgaacaTTACTGTTAGGGTACCCAAAGGCAAGATTTAGCAAGGTATTCACCACCAATCCAGGAAGGGTCCCTCATCCCCcatctcaagcattcttgaaattCCCTTACATAAGCAAGTTCCTCCCTCCACCCAGTTCTCTCTAGGCCCACACCTCTCCCTCCAAGCATACGATATGTACTATTTCCAATCAAAGCACTTAACTGGCTTAGTGCCAAGAAGCTTGGAAATCATCATTTAAGTGGAAAGGCATGCAAATCTCTCTGGCCCAGAGCCTAATCGGCTCTGCTGCAGGGCTCTGTGAGGCCTATTAAAGGGTGGGGAAGATCTAACCCTACCACAGGCTTTCTATATCTTtccatgttctttctttttctttatgttctTCCAATAAACCTGTAACCAATACTTCTACGTGCTTCCCTTTCCCTGCTACTAGATGTTCAATTTAACAATCACACAATCAGCAAGAAGTTTTGGGggttgagaggagaggagaaaactcattttcttcttcctcctgtaCTTTCATATCCAGGGTTAAGGCAGATTACTGACGTACTTCACTAGATGTCTAGAGATCCCAACCTAGTGTGGGCATATGTCTAGCCtgaaatgtttctctttttttaattaattttttttttagtttacaacactcagttccacaagtttttgagttccaaattttttccccctccctctccttcccccccccatggcatgtaatctgatataggttctacatataccttcacattaaacttattttcccaataatcaagttgtaaagaagaattataaccaatgaaatgaaccatgagaaagatggaacaaaaccaaaaataaaataaaatttaaaaaaaagaaagaaagcaaatattttgcttcagtttgcattcagactccataattctttctctggatgtggatagtcttttctgtcatgttagaaatacacttgacACCGAAATTCAGGCATCAAGGGCAATTTATCATTATTGTTGAAGAATCCAAAGGAACTGGGCTTACCTTCATGGCCAGGAGCAGACTCCACCCTTCTTCAGGAAGAGGAAGTGGggaatacaggagtgagaccaactttattctgttagttTGACgtagattgatgcaccatcagctcagtacctcccttcagagaatggattggtctgctcccttctgggttacaatcttccctacGTGCCCCCCACATGCAACTCCTTGGCATGTTCCTCCTCCAACatacatcccatgttcaaaaatggtggaaaactcctccctgtggctgtgtaaggtaatattcaattagcccattaagcatgtgtggtagccatttgacccagttttctcttcaatccTGACCATtctctggccagtttagaccagttttcctaacatcctgaatctgtggtttctgAAAAACCACAGATTTTATTCCCATTGGCTGGGGACCCTTATCCTGGTTAATTtgtactccttctttgttcaggcTGATACTTCATTAATTATTGTGTGGAACTAAATTAACttttctgtggaaacctaactttccctaacttttaccacTCTCTcacaatcatgagtcttttggagctgccttagaaccttgcattgttgagaagagctaagtctatcaaagtctatcaaagtctatTATCatagaagcaatgtgtctgtggttatgtacaaggatctcctggttctgctcccttcacttatcatcagatcatataagtttctccaggttcttatgaagtccatttgctcctcattttttgtagcacaatagtattccattacattcatataccacaatttgtttagccataccagatattaaactgtattataaagcagaagtcatcaaaactacttagtactggctaagaaatagagtggtggatcagtggaatagtttaggtacatgAGAACATGGTAATCTAAAGAtaaaacccaaagagtccagcttccgggctaagaactcactatttcacaaaaacttctgggaaactggaaagtagtatggcagaaattgggcatagaccaatatcttactccatataccaaaataaagtcaaaatgggttcatgatttagttataaaggctgataatataagcaatttgggagagaagggaatagtttacctgtcagatctatggagaagggaagaatttatgactaaacaagagttagaaagcattatgaaatgcaaaatggataattttgattgcattaaactGAAATGTTTCTAATGCACTTCTcctctctattttattttgttttctgaatgTAGTGGCCTACGGCTCCTGGCATGAACATGTCACAAGCtggtgggagaagaagaaagatcaCCCCATACTTTATCTGTTCTATGAGGACATAAAAGAGGTGGAGTTAACACAGTGATATATTTCAGCAAATCCTTTTCATACCAATAAGATGGAAAGTCGATTCCAGCAAATGTGAAATAGGCAAATTGATGGTCAAAGGTTTCCATCTATACTAACCTCTTGCCTTCTATACAAACATCTATTGAATGAGTGATTTCCAtcttattttagtttttagaGATTAGATTTGCATAATTGTGGCCATTAGAAGGTTCAGCTATAATTGATATGATAATCCCAGAGTAATTTTTGCTTCAAATTCTTCAGATTGACTTCCATGaaatcaaaggatctgggttcatatcccagTTCTAATGTTTATTAATTGTGTGTCTTTAAGTATGTCAATGTCTGTCTCAAATCTCTACTAAACTAAGTGAACTCTACACTGTCTTCCTGGGCTTATACAACCAGTAGGTGACAGAATCATAATGCATCTCATGATTCAGTTCATGGAATCATAGacatagaactggaaggaaccttagagtacctctgatcccaaatcctccttttatagatgagcacACTGAGTCTTAGAGAGATAAAGTAATTTACCAAAGTTCACATAACTAGCAAGAggtcaaagtctcccactgcatccaggatcATCATCAGTCTTGCCACAGGGCCCTATTGActctggaggggaaagagaggctGATAAcggcatagctctgcctcacttaaatctaattcactagCAAGTGGAGACATCACCATCCTAATgtctcttagagaacaaaggatgaagaacaacaacaaacagcaagtatcagagtcaagatttgagcctaggtcttcaATGTGCTTTCCATCTCCAAAAACAGCATTCGTTATAGATCAAATGAGAATGAAttatttatgattattttttaatccaataaacactgattaaattttaaaattaattttttagttttaagaacaaaataatttttccccttttttatcagTGTGTAACTTTGTGGTTCAGCTGAAATTTAAAGATTAAATTAAAGGTATCAAGAAAGCTTAATAAGGATTATTGAATAATCATCTCACTATGGGAATCCATATGACTTAGAATCAAATGCATTGACAAATATTTACATTGTTGAGCAAATAAAAGCATGTTTGGAAGAGGgagttacaaattttaaaatcacaGACCTTTTCTTTAACTGATTTAAATTTAGTTCACCATACTACTAAGCacctctttcttgtttctcaaAGTGTCTTTCTCCATCCATAGGACCCGAAGAGAGAAATTCGGAAAGTGATGCAATTCCTAGGGAAGAAACTGGATGAAGCAACCTTGGACAGAATTGTCCAACACACCTCCTTTGAAAATATGAAAGATAACTTGATGGTGAATTACAAGTCATTACCAACTACCTTGATGGATCATAATATCTCTCCTTTCATGCGCAAGGGTAAATATCtccatttttaacttttttggttCAAACCTAAAATTTTATCAATGTAGgaaactcccagtatggaaaGACCCTCCACCAATACAGTTTAGTGCTTCACTGATTTGTCATTTATAGTCTAAAAGAGTTGTCTGGAGCATTGAGACATTAAATACCTTGTCCGTGGTTACCCaactattcctgactccaaagcgaCCTTCTGTCCACTACAGAAGCTACCTCTCCAAATAGCACCATAAGTTTGAAAGTCCAAATCTAAACAATTATGTTGGGAACAGAAATTAAAAGTTATCTGGTCAAATCCTCTTATTCTATACATGTGTCAACTAATGCCCATGGGTGTTAAGTCCAAGATCAAGCATCTTATAAGCAGGAGAACTGgaatcatcattgtcatcattattaatattgtaGTTGTTGTGGTTGTCTGGTGCTTTAAGactggcaaagcactttacaatcctggaatgcaggtgctattattagcctcattttacagttaaggaaaccaaAGTACAAAGagataatttgcccaagatcacagagccagCATCAGAGgacggatttgaattcagatcttatcCTACCAGGTctagtgctcaatccactgcaccacctagctgtctcaaccCTTTTGGAACTTTATTTCCTCTCATTTCAGCCTAAGGAGAGATGGCATGCCTTTCTTCCTCTAGTCATAATGATGGCCAGAATCAATTGTTAACaactattaaaatgttatttggtTCCTCCAATGTTCATtaacccctccccctcttcctcaatACCTTCATAAGTGGGTTGGTATtttcatccacttttttttttctccttggtcttCAGGGATTGCTGGTGACTGGAAGAACTACTTCACTGTGgcacaaaatgagatatttgatgcAGATTATGAGAAAAAGATGAGTGGAACAACACTGAAGTTCCGCactgaaatctgaaaaaaaaaaggggggggggttaTGCAATAAACGGATTTGTTGCaatttcatttcaacaaatatctctaatgaaatttttttccttaacctaGAAAATAAAAGCAACTGTCTCTATGGTTCAAATAAGAGTAACTGCATAAGAGAACAGAGCCAAAAATTGGGGCAATTTCTAAGAAAACCAGCTCCTCTCCAACTTCTGaccaatagttttcttttttcaatttgattttttttttcagtaaacaCATCTATTTTCTCCCTATCCCTTCTTTTTGtgtctttcccccaccccctccaaatgaggggaggggaactcttgtaataaatacacataaccaagaaaaacaaattcattaaTTGACAAATCAAAAGAGGCAATCCCCTTAATAAACACAGATACagtgaccaaaaagaaaaataaattgagctaCCAGTTGTCCCTATAAGTTTCAGAAGTCTTGTCTCATACTGCTGTCTGGCAGGGAGCATCATCTAATGAAGTCATCTGGTCCACGGTATTTATCCCGGCCATCCCCaacacagcatctcagcatcttcttcttgtcttctggtAGAAACCAGCTTCCTTTTGCCCATTCTCCTACAAAACTGACcatagcacaattttaagttatcaTTCTTACAAAACCAAAATTGGGCCCTTGGCCAATTATCATTTTTAAGAGGTTTACATTAAAACCTAGTGAAacttcactaaggaattaacaacgAGCTCCAATATGTACTTAAACTTCTATTCATGCCATGCTTCTTTTAACATCAACTAACTGCGACAGAGCTTGAGTCAAGCATGACATTAACCAAATAACAGATAATATTCTCACAAGTCCTTGACTTATTTGTCTGAATATTTTTACAAAGGTTTAAAGGACCATAACTCATACAGGAATGCACACTAAGAACAGATATCAAGTCCGAATAGCTGGCTGTTGTTTGGACTAAATTCCTAAACCTGATGGCTCAGTCTTATAGTAACCTAACATGTTCCAAAATCAATCATCCGATAGATTCTTACAAAACCTTTTGATTATAGAAAGTTGCCACTAAGAAATTAGAGACATAACTTATATGTTTCCCCAACTTCATGTCAACACCAGGCAAAAGTTGGTAAACTACAAACTGCGTGAAGTCAGACTTAAAGTCTGacaggtttcagttaaggaatcAAGTCAAGAGAATCCCACCTCGGCATATGCTGAACAGTTTCCCCCTCAACCTGCAGTTCATGCCTACAGTTCATACTTGTCCCTCACAGGCTGCTGGCATCACggatcagtggctcagacagcctttCTTGATAGACGTCCACACCTAGAGTTAGACTTAGAGAAATAGTCAATTAACAGTCCCACCGGGTCTttaaatagcaagttccaataatcagtttaagatacAACTacaatctcacattgcttaaggaacatctttATAGTGTGagccttaggggcagctaggtagtgcagtgagcacagcaccagccctggagtcaggagaacctgagttcaaatccagcctcagacacttgacacacttactagctgtgtgaccttgggcaaggcacttaaccccaattgccctgcattcccccctgcaaaaaaaaaaagaattaaaaaaatttaaaaaaaaataaagtgtggGCCTTAAGTAGCTTGGATGTACTTCTCTACTTTTGTTCAACCttagttcataaaatcttcccattaagatcctAAGTTGTTGCTCTAATAGATTTACATCTATTTCCCAAGCTTCTAATAAAATATActtcaagaattgaaccatatatacccaaatggaaaaggaggtccaaaagaccactgaagaaaatactacattaaaaattagattggagcaaatggaagctagtgactttatgagaaatcaagatattataaaacagaaccaaaggaatgaaaaagtggaagacaatgtcaaatatctcgttagaaaaaccactgacctggaaaatagatccaggaggaaagccatgatcaaaaaaagagcctagatatcatctttcaagaaattatcaaggagaactgccctgatattctagagccacagggcaaaatagaaattgaaagaatccactgattgcctcctcaaatagatcccaaaaagaaatctcctaggaatattgtcaccaaattccagagctcccagatcaaggagaaaatactgcaagtagccagaaagaaacaatttgagtattgtggaaacacaatcagaataaccaaagatctagcaacttctacattaagagatcgaagggcttggaatacaatattccggaggtcagtggagctaggattaaaaccaagaatcacctacccagcaaaactgagtatcatgctccaaggcaaaatatggattttctataaaatagaggacgttcaagctttctcagtgaaaagaccagagctgaatagaaaatttgactttcaaacacaagaaccaagagaagcatgaaaaggtaatcaagaaaaagaacacgaaaaagaaatcacaagggacttactaaagttgaactgtattgtttacattcctacatggaaagatgatgtgtatgattcatgagacctcagtattagggtagctgaagggaatatgcatatgtgtgtgtgtgtgtgtgtgtgtgtatgtgtgtgtgtgtatgtatatatgtatgtgtatatatatatgggggggcacagggtgagttgaagatgaagggatgatatctaaaagaaataaaatcaaattaagggatgagaggagagaggaatatattgagagagggagaaagggagagatagaatagggtaaattatctcacacaaaagtggcaagaaaaagcagttctgtaggaagaaaagagaaggcaggtgagggggaatgagtgaatcttgctctcatcagatttgacctgaggagggaataccatacactcaattggatatcttaccccacaggaaagaaggaggaagaaaataaaaaaggggggatgatagaagggagggcaggtgggggaggaggtaatcaaaaacaaacactttcaaaaagggacagggtcaagggagaaaattggataaagtgggataggctaggaaggagcaaaatatagttagtctttcacaacatgagtattgtggaagggttatacataatgatacatatgtggcctatgttgaattgcttgccttcttagggagggtgggtgggaagggaagaggggagagaatttggaactcaaagttttaaaaacagatgttcaaaaacaaaaaaaaaagtttttgcatgcaactagaaaataagatacacaggcaatggggcatagaaatttatcttgccctacaagaaaggaagggaaaaggggatgggaggggagtggggtgacagaagggagggctgactggggaacagggcaaccagaatatatgccatcttggagtgggggggagggtagaaatgaggagaaaatttgtaattcaaactcttgtgaaaattaatgctgaaaactaaatatattaaataaactaaaaataaaaataaattaaaaaaagaattgaaccatataaatatgatagattCAAACACTAATTTTATCTTATGTTTTATATCATGGAGCAGATTCAAATCCAAAcagccacatttaacttttcccatcaatgcaaAAGGATTCTACAAGTTGACTTACACTGAAATTCTTTCCCCAAactgatttagttccagtaattaattatgccatttgtattaatacccaattgctcttatatcactttgaaacattcaaggaccttattccacatagttatacagtaactttaaatcccagccttagccTATGGGATAATAATTCAGCATTGTgtttgtattttcatttcttctccttctatctaGTTGTTCCCATTAATATCTAGAAAGAATgttatttttcacatgactatacaagagtaccaatttacccaattatttaatttaaaacagcaagatttcacattTTTGCATTAATCAGATtttccattcccccctccccaaaccttctaggtctttgagtATCACAACTTCACTTCACAATAGTAACAGATCCTGACAGATACCTTTTCTTTATCACTAGATGGCAAGTCTCATTGATCAAAACTTTACCAGAACCCCACATctcaaattctaattttaaaaatctgtcctAAGAGCCAATTACTAGAAATCAGTCCTACTGTCTTGAAAAAGCCAGGTTTGGAAGTCAGCTGGTTTCTGACCCTGTTGTTCTCTCTCTCAGCAAAacttccaggttttcccaacttATTGTACAATTAGACATCCCAGTAACTGCTGAAAatttggaagtttataatttcttaaattacaattcttTAAAATGCATGGTCAAAgaaaatgacttaacagtttcctaaccccttcatcattttacagTACAATTTTTAACCTAACAACACTAGGGGAAATTGCCTTTCTGACAACACAAATGATACAGTTGTTTaccaaacaataaaacaaaattttagaaatacaacaataccataaactgttttcatgtatttaaacactttaaaactaaaattaattaattgccAATCTGGGCTGGATGTGTTTGCAGTTTCATCTCATCACCATGAACATAAACTGCACATCTAAGAAAATCcacatatgaagcaattatatttaccttaaacatttgtttttgccaATCATTGTTCCAAATACTTTTACAATTATGTGACTCCTACATATCCTTTGGAGTTAATTCCACCCTCATCTCCTCACTGAACAGTGAATTAACTTTCTTGGGGCCatacagttaataaatttctcaatgccaaatagcAATATATGTACCTTTAAAATCATACAAATATGCATTTCTAAGTCTAATACCCCTGgcccttaaaaaaattattatccacAATTTCATATATCTCCTTAATCTTTTAgttccccattcacattcacaattttCTTCTTGGAAAAATTTACAAACGGTTTGAAATCACCTATTATAATCAGGTCAGTTTAAAATGAGGTGCTGGGCCAATATTCATAttagatttaatagaacccaaccatagatctAACCCAAAAGGTGGAGTGGGCATaattccttctacctctccaTAACTTCATCTACTGGTTTTTTAAATCAGGCTATCAACCTTTACTCTAAGctgcctgcttaagattttcatttACTAATCTTCCACTTTTATCACAGTCTCTGCTTGCCTTTTTCCCATAAACTTTAGTGCCAAATAGCAATTAGGAGTGCCACATTTTCACTTTTCACGTTTCTAAGTATAACTAGAATGAGTTCAATTTCTTTCCAGTTGGGTCGCTTTTCTCTTTtagggaggcaggaaaagagtTAAAATGCTTGTCTAGCCTGCCTCATTTTTATCTGAGGAAAAAGATccccacttcctttcttccttatctctataGGAGCTGT
Proteins encoded in this window:
- the LOC118853510 gene encoding sulfotransferase family cytosolic 1B member 1-like, with amino-acid sequence MTSPDFIRRDWETVHGYPMVYAFALNWERIEQFQCRPEDVWIITYPKSGTTWVSEIMDLIKSDGSVEKQEKAPIGHRIPMMELAAPGIITAGTDLLEKMPSPRFVKSHLPISLLPKNFWECNCKIIYVARNAKDVAVSYYNFDRMNKFHPEPGTFAEYLEKFMSGNVAYGSWHEHVTSWWEKKKDHPILYLFYEDIKEDPKREIRKVMQFLGKKLDEATLDRIVQHTSFENMKDNLMVNYKSLPTTLMDHNISPFMRKGIAGDWKNYFTVAQNEIFDADYEKKMSGTTLKFRTEI